One segment of Gammaproteobacteria bacterium DNA contains the following:
- a CDS encoding homoserine O-succinyltransferase, with product MPLVASSGLPTFERLKREGETILSPNRAAHQDIRELHIGLLNMMPDAALAATERQFFRLVNDCNQIAQFYMHPFTIKELPRGTEGLAYTEKYYESFEQIQRDGLDALIITGANVTQADITKEPFWNPLKEVVDWALENVTSVLCSCLATHAVLQFKHGQNRRRLPSKCWGIFGHRVVDRTHPLVNDVNTVFKVPHSRFNEVSREQFKQAGLHILAEGEAGVHLAVSEDLFRVVYFQGHPEYDTISLMKEYKREINRYLQGERTTYPPFPQNYFTAQIEAILEEHRDQAIRALETGQPQPMFPEHLITPRLDNTWHDTAEAVIDNWIGKVYQVTNNDRRKPFMEGVDPNDPLQLKTDASP from the coding sequence CAGGATATCCGCGAACTCCACATCGGTTTGCTGAACATGATGCCGGACGCCGCCTTGGCAGCCACGGAGCGACAATTTTTCCGTCTGGTAAATGACTGCAATCAAATCGCGCAATTCTATATGCACCCATTTACCATCAAGGAGCTACCCCGCGGCACTGAGGGTTTGGCCTATACGGAAAAATATTACGAAAGCTTTGAGCAAATCCAGCGTGACGGCTTAGATGCACTCATCATTACCGGAGCCAATGTTACCCAGGCGGATATCACCAAAGAGCCTTTTTGGAATCCATTAAAAGAAGTTGTGGACTGGGCTTTGGAAAATGTCACTTCCGTACTGTGCTCTTGCCTGGCCACCCACGCCGTATTGCAGTTCAAACACGGACAAAATCGTCGGCGCTTGCCCAGCAAATGCTGGGGCATTTTTGGCCACCGGGTCGTCGATCGCACCCACCCCCTGGTCAATGATGTCAATACGGTATTTAAGGTACCCCATTCCCGTTTTAACGAAGTAAGTCGGGAACAATTCAAGCAGGCAGGCTTACACATTTTGGCGGAAGGTGAAGCCGGGGTACATTTGGCAGTGAGTGAGGATTTGTTTCGGGTGGTTTATTTTCAAGGACATCCGGAATATGACACCATCAGTCTCATGAAAGAATATAAGCGGGAAATCAACCGCTATTTGCAAGGCGAGCGAACCACATACCCCCCTTTTCCGCAGAATTATTTCACCGCCCAAATAGAAGCCATCTTGGAAGAGCATCGCGACCAGGCTATTCGCGCTTTAGAAACAGGACAACCCCAACCCATGTTTCCTGAGCATTTGATCACCCCCCGCCTGGATAATACCTGGCACGATACGGCAGAGGCGGTAATAGACAACTGGATTGGTAAGGTATACCAGGTCACAAACAATGATCGACGAAAACCCTTTATGGAAGGTGTGGATCCCAATGATCCACTGCAACTGAAAACCGATGCAAGTCCGTGA